One window from the genome of Brachyspira hampsonii encodes:
- a CDS encoding MFS transporter yields MSALESSISEVKKEENKLLAIIALVLLSFALGTSEFIVIGVLTEIAEGFNITEVKAGGLVSMFALAYSICTPFSAAFAGKFNRFNFIIFASIIFIILNFLCSLASNYIFLLVVRMLIAVISGALISVSISFTPYVSSKEKRPMVVAWIYSGFSIASIFGVPIGTSISYYFGWRASFIFICVFSAVMLILMFITLPKNTPAHKVKLFGQFILFRDTRFLLSTFTILFGAASSYVLYTYLKPIFLNYIHIPNKYISAALLVFGVTVLFSNLLSGKLAEHNGVYKLRYIFMMQFLCMIVLPFALLNAVSSSIVILIIGFLMYLMNSPVQLNILDFTEKEYPSCLTLASSNNSFSFNFGIALGSFVGSRIFDNFGIRWVGFGGAVLSVLAFICIVNLYKTNNNV; encoded by the coding sequence ATGTCAGCGTTAGAAAGCAGTATATCTGAAGTAAAAAAAGAAGAAAATAAACTATTGGCTATAATAGCTTTAGTTCTTTTAAGTTTTGCCTTAGGTACAAGCGAGTTTATAGTTATAGGAGTATTAACAGAGATAGCGGAAGGTTTTAATATTACGGAAGTCAAAGCGGGAGGACTTGTATCTATGTTTGCTTTGGCATATTCAATATGTACGCCTTTTTCTGCAGCTTTTGCCGGCAAATTCAATAGATTTAATTTTATAATATTTGCAAGTATAATATTTATCATTCTTAATTTTTTATGTTCTCTAGCTTCAAATTATATATTTTTACTTGTAGTTAGAATGCTTATAGCTGTAATTTCAGGAGCATTAATATCAGTTTCAATATCATTCACCCCTTATGTATCATCAAAAGAAAAAAGACCTATGGTAGTAGCTTGGATTTACTCAGGATTTAGTATAGCCTCTATTTTCGGAGTACCTATAGGCACTAGTATAAGTTATTATTTCGGATGGAGAGCTTCTTTTATATTTATATGCGTATTCAGTGCTGTTATGCTTATCTTAATGTTCATTACGCTTCCAAAAAATACACCTGCTCATAAGGTTAAACTATTCGGACAATTTATATTATTTAGAGATACTAGATTTTTATTAAGCACTTTTACAATACTTTTCGGTGCTGCTTCTTCTTATGTACTTTATACATATTTAAAGCCTATTTTTCTTAATTATATTCATATACCTAATAAATATATAAGTGCTGCATTATTAGTATTCGGAGTTACAGTTCTTTTCAGCAATCTTCTTTCAGGAAAATTAGCGGAACATAATGGAGTTTACAAATTAAGATATATATTTATGATGCAGTTTTTATGTATGATAGTTTTGCCTTTTGCTCTTCTTAATGCTGTAAGTTCTTCTATCGTCATATTAATAATAGGTTTTTTGATGTATTTAATGAATTCCCCTGTTCAATTAAATATATTAGATTTTACAGAAAAAGAGTATCCTTCTTGCTTAACCTTGGCATCATCAAACAATTCATTTTCATTTAACTTTGGTATAGCTTTAGGCTCTTTTGTAGGCAGCAGAATATTTGATAATTTTGGAATAAGATGGGTTGGTTTTGGAGGGGCAGTTCTTTCTGTTTTAGCTTTTATCTGCATAGTTAATCTTTATAAAACAAACAATAATGTATAA
- a CDS encoding rubrerythrin family protein, protein MDLKNSKTNENLKTAFIGEAIARCKYMYYAEKAREEGMENLALAYEKASRNEQEHGKLWFERYHGILSKDENLKDAIAGETYESTDMYLKFAETAREEGFNDIAILFEHVGKIEEGHKKMFEKYLGDNLPNIDKWQCGKCGYVHKDSTPPKKCPVCEQYRVGGIN, encoded by the coding sequence ATGGATTTAAAAAATTCCAAAACAAATGAAAATTTGAAAACGGCTTTTATCGGAGAAGCAATAGCAAGGTGCAAATATATGTACTATGCTGAAAAAGCCAGAGAAGAAGGGATGGAGAATTTGGCATTAGCTTATGAGAAAGCTTCGAGAAATGAGCAGGAACATGGCAAATTATGGTTTGAAAGATACCATGGTATATTATCAAAAGATGAAAACTTAAAAGATGCTATAGCAGGAGAGACTTACGAGTCTACAGATATGTATTTAAAATTTGCTGAAACTGCAAGAGAGGAAGGCTTTAATGATATAGCCATACTTTTTGAGCATGTAGGAAAGATAGAGGAAGGTCATAAGAAGATGTTTGAAAAATATTTAGGGGATAATTTACCTAATATTGATAAGTGGCAATGCGGCAAATGCGGATATGTTCATAAAGATTCTACCCCTCCGAAAAAATGTCCTGTATGCGAACAATACAGAGTCGGCGGAATCAATTAA
- a CDS encoding MIP/aquaporin family protein, protein MYSKKAEFLAELVGSFFLILLGCGVVAAVVVCNNGAPVNIHIAWGLAVMFGAYVSGKISGAHLNPALTLALAVTGRFPWNKIWYYVIAQMIGCFLGAAVVFAVYYGKWVEVDPTFSNTAGVFTTFPAVAGFWPGFIDQVVGTFILVFLILTTGDANNTPAGSNLGYLIVGLIIVVIGMSFGFMHGYAINPARDLGPRLFAVAAGFKNNGLTDGSNVWIVPIIGPIVGAVLGAVLYDFTIGKSLAKDKVQ, encoded by the coding sequence ATGTATAGTAAAAAAGCCGAATTTTTAGCAGAACTAGTAGGTTCTTTCTTTTTAATTTTATTGGGATGCGGTGTAGTTGCTGCAGTTGTAGTATGTAATAATGGAGCCCCTGTTAATATTCATATAGCTTGGGGACTTGCTGTTATGTTTGGTGCTTATGTATCAGGTAAAATAAGCGGTGCTCATTTAAATCCTGCACTTACTTTAGCATTAGCTGTTACAGGAAGATTTCCTTGGAACAAGATATGGTATTATGTAATAGCTCAGATGATAGGCTGTTTCCTTGGTGCTGCTGTAGTATTTGCTGTTTATTATGGGAAATGGGTAGAAGTAGACCCTACATTTTCAAATACTGCAGGAGTATTTACTACATTCCCAGCTGTTGCAGGATTTTGGCCTGGATTTATAGACCAAGTGGTAGGAACATTTATACTTGTATTTTTAATTCTTACTACAGGAGATGCTAATAATACTCCGGCAGGTTCTAATTTGGGATACTTAATAGTTGGGCTTATAATAGTTGTTATAGGTATGTCATTTGGATTTATGCATGGTTATGCTATAAACCCAGCAAGAGATTTAGGACCTAGACTTTTTGCTGTTGCTGCAGGATTTAAAAATAACGGACTTACAGACGGAAGTAATGTATGGATAGTGCCTATAATAGGTCCTATAGTAGGTGCAGTTTTGGGTGCAGTTTTGTATGATTTTACAATAGGAAAATCATTAGCAAAAGACAAAGTTCAATAA
- the glpK gene encoding glycerol kinase GlpK, translating into MSKYVVAIDQGTTSSRAIVFDYDQNMVSVAQKEFTQIYPHEGWVEHNAAEIWATQFGVLQEAIQIAGVKPEEIAAIGITNQRETTVVWDKNTGEPIYNAIVWQCRRTAPICDDLKKKGLDTYIRENTGLVVDAYFSGTKIKWILDNVPGAREKANKGDLLFGTIDTWLVWKLTGGKVHVTDYTNASRTMIYNIKELKWDENILRELDIPTSMLPEVKDSSCVYGYANINGKEVPISGIAGDQQSALFGQAGFNKGDTKNTYGTGSFILMNIGENFILSKNGLITTIGIGYNGKIEYALEGSVFIAGAVIQWVRDELRLLHDARDTEYFATKVKDTNGVYLVPAFVGLGAPYWDMYARGCLVGITRGVNRSHIIRAAEEAIAYQSKDVIDAMVADSGVKLASLKVDGGACRDNFLMQFQADIINTKVLRPQITETTALGAAYLAGLAVGFWKDKDEISNRWKLEREFTPSISEEERNKKYMGWKKAVERSRGWAL; encoded by the coding sequence ATGTCAAAATATGTAGTTGCAATAGATCAAGGAACAACCAGCAGCAGAGCTATAGTATTTGATTATGATCAGAATATGGTTTCAGTGGCTCAAAAGGAGTTTACACAGATTTATCCTCATGAAGGTTGGGTTGAACATAATGCTGCAGAAATTTGGGCTACTCAGTTTGGAGTTTTACAGGAAGCTATACAGATTGCAGGAGTTAAGCCTGAAGAGATAGCTGCTATTGGTATTACAAATCAAAGGGAAACTACTGTTGTATGGGATAAAAATACAGGAGAGCCTATTTATAATGCAATAGTGTGGCAATGCAGAAGAACCGCTCCTATTTGTGATGATTTAAAGAAAAAAGGACTTGATACATATATAAGAGAAAATACAGGTTTAGTTGTTGATGCTTATTTCTCTGGTACCAAAATAAAATGGATACTTGATAATGTTCCGGGTGCTAGAGAAAAAGCTAATAAAGGAGATTTACTTTTCGGTACAATAGATACTTGGCTGGTATGGAAACTTACAGGCGGTAAAGTTCATGTTACTGACTACACTAATGCATCAAGGACTATGATTTATAATATCAAAGAACTTAAATGGGACGAAAACATTTTAAGAGAATTAGATATACCTACAAGCATGCTTCCAGAGGTAAAAGACTCTTCATGTGTTTATGGATATGCTAATATTAATGGCAAAGAAGTGCCTATATCTGGAATAGCCGGAGACCAGCAGTCAGCATTATTCGGACAGGCCGGATTTAATAAAGGCGACACAAAAAATACTTATGGTACAGGAAGCTTCATTCTTATGAATATAGGAGAGAATTTTATATTAAGCAAAAACGGACTTATTACTACTATAGGTATTGGATATAACGGAAAAATAGAATATGCTTTGGAAGGTTCTGTATTTATAGCTGGTGCTGTTATTCAGTGGGTACGAGATGAATTAAGACTTCTTCATGATGCAAGAGATACTGAATATTTCGCTACTAAAGTAAAAGATACTAACGGAGTTTATTTAGTACCTGCTTTTGTTGGTCTTGGTGCTCCTTATTGGGATATGTATGCTAGAGGCTGTTTAGTAGGTATTACAAGAGGAGTTAATAGAAGTCATATAATAAGAGCTGCTGAAGAAGCTATAGCTTATCAAAGTAAAGATGTTATTGATGCTATGGTTGCTGACAGCGGAGTAAAATTAGCTTCATTAAAAGTAGACGGAGGAGCCTGCCGTGATAATTTCTTAATGCAGTTTCAGGCTGATATTATTAATACTAAAGTTCTTCGTCCTCAAATTACTGAAACTACTGCTTTGGGAGCTGCTTATTTGGCTGGACTTGCTGTAGGATTCTGGAAGGATAAAGATGAAATATCAAATAGATGGAAATTAGAAAGAGAGTTTACTCCTTCAATTTCTGAAGAGGAGAGAAATAAAAAATATATGGGCTGGAAAAAAGCGGTTGAGAGATCAAGAGGCTGGGCTTTATAA
- a CDS encoding NAD(P)/FAD-dependent oxidoreductase: MYDILIIGAGVSGTSSARELSRYKASICVVERGEDVCTGTSKSNSGIVHAGFDAANGSLMAKLNVLGNKMMPEIAEDLDVPFKQNGSLVVCTNEEDMPNLKAIYDRGIKNGVEGLQILNREEVHKKEPNLNDNVCGALYAPTGGIVDPFILNIAYAENAYANGAEFKFNTEVINIKKLDDGTFEAETNNGTIKAKYIVNAAGVYADKFHNMMSKNKIHITPRRGDYILLDKEVDNLVTSTIFALPTKLGKGILVTPTAHGNIMLGPTAIDIEDKEGLNTTAEGLAQIIEKSKLTVKNIPYNKVITSFCGLRPHEDNHEFIIKELEDCEGFFDCAGIESPGLVSSPAIGLMVSDIVSKKGNFEKKENFIEKRKGITHFNKLSNEEKNKLIKENPLYGHIICRCEKVTEGEIVEAIKSPIGAKSLDGVKRRVRAGLGRCQGGFCSPKIIEILARELNVSPITITKCGKGSEIVIGYDKETF, encoded by the coding sequence ATGTATGATATATTAATTATTGGTGCTGGTGTGTCTGGTACTTCTTCAGCACGCGAACTATCTAGGTATAAAGCTAGTATATGCGTTGTAGAAAGAGGTGAAGATGTTTGCACAGGCACTTCAAAATCCAACAGCGGAATAGTGCATGCAGGGTTTGATGCTGCAAATGGTTCTCTTATGGCAAAGTTAAATGTTCTTGGCAATAAGATGATGCCGGAAATAGCAGAAGACCTTGATGTGCCTTTTAAACAGAATGGTTCATTGGTGGTTTGTACCAATGAAGAGGATATGCCTAATCTTAAAGCTATATATGACAGAGGAATAAAAAATGGAGTTGAAGGACTTCAAATATTAAACAGAGAAGAAGTTCATAAAAAAGAGCCTAATCTAAACGATAATGTATGCGGTGCTTTGTATGCTCCTACTGGAGGTATAGTTGATCCTTTTATATTAAATATTGCTTATGCTGAAAATGCTTATGCTAATGGTGCAGAGTTTAAATTCAATACTGAAGTGATAAATATCAAAAAACTTGATGACGGAACTTTTGAAGCTGAAACTAATAACGGAACTATAAAAGCTAAATATATTGTTAATGCTGCTGGAGTTTATGCTGATAAGTTTCATAATATGATGAGCAAAAATAAAATACATATTACTCCAAGAAGAGGAGACTATATATTGCTTGACAAAGAAGTTGATAATTTAGTAACTTCTACAATATTTGCACTTCCTACCAAATTGGGTAAAGGTATATTAGTTACTCCTACAGCTCATGGAAATATAATGCTTGGACCTACAGCTATTGATATAGAAGATAAAGAGGGCTTAAATACCACAGCTGAAGGACTTGCTCAGATTATAGAAAAGTCAAAACTCACAGTAAAAAATATACCGTATAATAAGGTTATAACTTCATTCTGCGGGCTTCGTCCTCATGAGGATAATCATGAGTTTATCATAAAAGAACTTGAAGACTGCGAAGGATTTTTCGACTGTGCTGGTATAGAATCACCTGGTCTTGTTTCTTCTCCTGCTATTGGTTTAATGGTTTCTGATATTGTAAGCAAGAAAGGAAACTTCGAGAAAAAAGAAAACTTTATAGAAAAAAGAAAGGGAATAACTCATTTTAATAAACTTTCTAATGAAGAGAAAAATAAACTCATAAAAGAAAATCCTTTATACGGACATATAATTTGCAGATGTGAAAAGGTAACTGAGGGTGAGATTGTAGAAGCTATAAAAAGTCCTATAGGAGCTAAATCTCTTGACGGAGTAAAAAGAAGAGTAAGAGCAGGACTTGGAAGATGTCAGGGCGGTTTCTGTTCTCCTAAAATAATAGAGATATTAGCAAGAGAACTTAATGTTTCTCCTATAACTATTACTAAATGCGGCAAAGGATCTGAAATAGTTATCGGATATGATAAGGAAACTTTTTGA
- a CDS encoding NAD(P)/FAD-dependent oxidoreductase has translation MQSYDVVVIGGGPAGLAAAVSAKENGIDNLLMLERDEVLGGILNQCIHNGFGLHRFGEELTGPEYAYRFIEKVYDLNINYKLNTMVLDIVLNDSKEKIITYINKEEGLVQISSKAVILAMGCRERSRGALNIPGFRPAGIFSAGAAQHLVNIEGYMPGKEVVILGSGDIGLIMARRMTFEGAKVKVVAEILPFSGGLKRNIVQCLDDFNIPLKLSHTVIDIKGKDRLEGVTIAKVDENMKPIKGTEEYYSCDTLLLSVGLIPENELSKEIGVEINPITSGAIVNESLETNIDGVFSCGNVLHVHDLVDFVSEEAETAGKSAAEYVLKNKRRDNTNSISLKGSNGVRYTVPSMINAHNVDDHVMVRFRVSGIFQNKFLNVYFDGERVIHKKHLIFAPGEMESVKLDKSMLSKEGLKNIEFKIEDN, from the coding sequence ATGCAGTCTTATGATGTTGTTGTTATAGGCGGAGGTCCTGCTGGGCTTGCTGCTGCTGTTTCTGCTAAAGAAAACGGCATAGATAATTTGCTTATGCTAGAACGAGATGAGGTGCTTGGAGGCATACTCAATCAATGCATACATAATGGTTTTGGGCTTCATAGATTCGGTGAAGAGCTTACTGGTCCTGAATATGCTTACAGATTTATAGAAAAAGTTTATGATTTAAATATTAATTATAAACTCAATACTATGGTGCTTGATATTGTGCTTAATGATAGTAAGGAGAAAATAATTACTTATATCAATAAAGAAGAAGGCTTGGTGCAGATTAGCTCTAAAGCTGTGATACTTGCTATGGGCTGCCGTGAGCGTTCAAGAGGGGCTTTGAATATACCGGGTTTCAGACCTGCTGGAATATTTTCTGCGGGGGCGGCTCAGCATTTAGTAAATATTGAAGGATATATGCCTGGTAAGGAAGTTGTTATACTCGGCTCTGGGGATATTGGGCTTATCATGGCTAGGAGAATGACTTTTGAGGGAGCTAAAGTTAAAGTGGTTGCTGAGATACTTCCATTTTCTGGAGGACTTAAAAGAAATATAGTTCAGTGTTTGGATGATTTTAATATACCTCTTAAATTAAGTCATACAGTTATCGACATAAAAGGTAAGGACAGACTTGAAGGAGTTACAATAGCTAAAGTTGATGAGAATATGAAGCCTATTAAAGGTACTGAAGAATATTATTCATGCGATACTTTGCTTTTGTCTGTTGGGCTTATACCAGAAAATGAGCTTTCAAAAGAGATTGGCGTTGAGATTAACCCTATAACATCTGGTGCTATAGTCAATGAAAGTTTGGAGACTAATATTGACGGAGTATTCTCCTGCGGTAATGTTCTTCATGTTCATGACTTGGTAGATTTTGTTTCTGAAGAGGCTGAAACTGCTGGAAAAAGTGCTGCTGAGTATGTGCTTAAAAACAAAAGAAGAGATAATACAAACTCTATATCCTTAAAAGGCTCTAATGGTGTGAGATATACTGTGCCTTCTATGATTAATGCTCATAATGTAGATGATCATGTTATGGTAAGGTTTAGAGTAAGCGGTATATTCCAAAACAAATTCTTAAATGTATATTTTGACGGCGAGAGAGTGATACATAAAAAGCATTTGATATTTGCTCCCGGTGAAATGGAGAGTGTTAAACTAGATAAATCCATGCTTTCAAAAGAAGGTCTTAAAAATATTGAATTTAAGATAGAGGATAATTAA
- a CDS encoding DUF1667 domain-containing protein, which produces MEKKELTCICCPMGCALSVEMEGNQVVSISGNTCKRGDTYARDEVVRPVRMVTSIVKIKNGKLKMLPVKTKDPVDKSRINECLEALKTVEVNAPVHIGDVVLHNAAGADIVATRNIEAI; this is translated from the coding sequence ATGGAAAAAAAAGAATTAACTTGTATATGCTGCCCTATGGGCTGTGCTTTGTCTGTGGAGATGGAGGGAAACCAAGTTGTAAGCATAAGCGGTAATACCTGCAAGAGAGGAGACACTTATGCCAGAGATGAGGTTGTTCGTCCTGTAAGAATGGTTACTTCTATAGTAAAAATAAAAAATGGTAAATTAAAAATGCTTCCCGTTAAAACTAAAGATCCTGTAGACAAATCAAGAATTAATGAGTGTTTAGAGGCTTTAAAAACTGTAGAAGTTAATGCTCCTGTTCATATTGGAGATGTTGTGCTTCATAACGCGGCTGGTGCTGATATAGTAGCCACTAGAAATATAGAAGCTATTTAA
- a CDS encoding DUF4241 domain-containing protein, which produces MDKNFKKQFDKVKHLLIPSFDLDKPFREKTFNDIELDILDIGEVFLKTGKIIACDPLAYMIENQVSPFIQTVKPDKYKVSLLIIKDEERIAIAKISFSNNEPKRYELAVTGEEDLSEVEEGEFFGYPVDAGMGCFCDYEAAEKYFEYEDKLKKESNGDFDNRYDDLFADLLEDNAQNHPKYQSEYGDWLNWNIPESDSNIVLFTSGYGDGYYPSYFAYDENENICALYTIFIDLNDDDE; this is translated from the coding sequence ATGGACAAAAATTTCAAAAAACAATTCGATAAAGTAAAACATCTTTTAATACCTAGTTTTGATTTGGATAAACCTTTCAGAGAAAAAACATTTAATGATATAGAGCTTGATATATTAGATATAGGAGAAGTTTTTTTAAAAACAGGAAAAATAATTGCATGCGATCCTTTAGCATATATGATTGAGAATCAAGTATCTCCTTTTATTCAAACTGTAAAACCTGATAAATATAAAGTTTCTCTTCTTATAATAAAAGATGAAGAGAGAATTGCTATAGCTAAAATTTCTTTCTCTAATAATGAACCTAAAAGATATGAACTTGCTGTTACAGGAGAAGAGGATTTGTCTGAAGTAGAAGAAGGTGAGTTTTTCGGATATCCTGTGGATGCAGGTATGGGGTGTTTTTGCGATTATGAGGCAGCTGAAAAATATTTTGAATATGAAGATAAACTAAAAAAAGAAAGTAATGGTGATTTTGACAATAGATATGATGATTTATTCGCTGATTTATTAGAAGATAATGCCCAAAATCATCCTAAGTATCAATCTGAATATGGTGATTGGCTTAATTGGAATATACCTGAAAGTGATTCTAATATAGTATTATTTACAAGCGGTTATGGTGATGGTTATTATCCTTCTTATTTTGCTTATGATGAAAATGAAAATATATGTGCTTTATATACCATATTTATAGATTTGAATGATGATGATGAATAA
- a CDS encoding MATE family efflux transporter, whose product MTDKKIELFENYPVHKALMTLALPTILGMLVNVFYNMVDTFFVGKTGDPNQVAAVSLCMPIYLLLMAFGNIFGIGGGSYISRKLGAKDYESVKKISSFAFYASIIVGFISMAVYLIFMKDILKISGASPNTYQFSKDYLIIVAFGAPFVVNQMAMGQIVRAEGSSKEAMIGMMIGTVVNIVLDPIMILYMEMGVAGAALATIIGNACSTVYYIYHILRKKSFLSIHVKDFSLHKDILINVFSIGIPVSINNILMSASNILINNLAAGYSDNVVAGLGVAQRIFTLVILVFIGLSQGLQPFVGYNFASKNYRRMNSAIKISCVVSVVIGCLLLGLSLIFGRWSVGVFINNEEVIDYGVKFLVASYAIAPIIGFQFVFMSTFQALGKSIPSLVLSLSRQGIAFIPTILIGTKLFGINGIIWSQPIADIVSVALATVMYIYIYKKMKKKALEEENNGNNSEPAYANV is encoded by the coding sequence ATGACAGATAAAAAAATAGAATTGTTTGAAAATTATCCTGTACATAAGGCACTGATGACGCTAGCACTTCCAACTATACTAGGAATGTTAGTAAATGTTTTTTATAATATGGTAGATACTTTTTTCGTAGGAAAGACAGGGGATCCTAATCAGGTAGCTGCAGTATCGCTTTGTATGCCTATATATTTGCTTCTTATGGCTTTTGGTAATATTTTTGGTATAGGAGGAGGTTCTTATATATCAAGAAAATTAGGTGCTAAAGATTATGAAAGCGTAAAAAAAATATCCTCTTTTGCTTTTTATGCAAGCATTATAGTTGGATTTATATCTATGGCAGTGTATCTAATTTTTATGAAAGATATACTAAAAATATCAGGTGCAAGCCCTAATACTTATCAGTTTTCTAAAGATTACTTGATAATAGTAGCTTTTGGGGCTCCTTTTGTAGTAAATCAAATGGCTATGGGACAGATTGTTCGTGCTGAAGGCTCTTCAAAAGAGGCTATGATTGGTATGATGATAGGTACTGTGGTTAATATAGTATTAGATCCTATTATGATACTTTATATGGAGATGGGAGTTGCAGGTGCTGCTCTTGCCACAATAATAGGTAATGCCTGCTCTACCGTATACTACATATATCATATACTAAGAAAAAAATCTTTCTTATCAATACATGTTAAAGATTTTTCTTTGCATAAAGATATACTTATCAATGTATTTTCTATAGGAATACCTGTTTCTATAAACAACATACTTATGAGTGCTTCAAACATACTTATAAATAATTTAGCTGCAGGATACAGTGATAATGTAGTTGCTGGACTTGGAGTAGCTCAAAGAATATTTACACTTGTTATACTTGTATTTATAGGACTTTCTCAAGGTCTTCAGCCTTTTGTAGGTTACAACTTTGCTTCTAAAAACTACAGGAGAATGAACTCTGCTATAAAAATATCATGCGTTGTAAGTGTAGTAATAGGATGTTTACTTTTAGGGCTATCATTAATATTTGGAAGATGGTCTGTAGGAGTATTTATTAATAATGAAGAGGTTATAGATTACGGGGTGAAATTTTTAGTAGCAAGTTATGCCATAGCTCCTATTATAGGATTTCAGTTTGTATTTATGTCTACATTCCAAGCATTAGGAAAATCTATACCTTCTTTAGTGCTTTCATTAAGCAGACAAGGTATAGCATTCATACCAACAATACTTATAGGTACTAAATTATTCGGAATAAATGGTATTATATGGTCTCAGCCTATAGCTGATATTGTAAGTGTTGCATTGGCTACAGTTATGTATATTTATATTTATAAGAAAATGAAGAAAAAAGCATTGGAAGAAGAAAATAATGGAAATAATTCAGAACCTGCTTATGCAAATGTATGA
- a CDS encoding CarD family transcriptional regulator, with protein sequence MYKLNTYVVYPMYGICKVMGISNNKVNSNLVECYVLECESENITLKVPINRVKEYRIRKIISKAEADNLLNILQTKPHDIENNWKIRYQENEEKLRSGDIKDTIEVARSLFTRNKLKELSASEKRLYEKAYMFIVNEISIALKKDRDEIEDIVSNALEKSAKKFKTKPLEKEKVVKEEKETAKNGKRKKKDISKE encoded by the coding sequence ATGTATAAATTGAATACTTATGTTGTATACCCTATGTATGGTATATGTAAAGTTATGGGTATATCAAATAACAAAGTTAATTCTAATCTAGTAGAATGTTATGTTTTAGAATGCGAAAGTGAAAATATTACATTAAAAGTGCCTATAAATAGAGTTAAAGAATATCGTATAAGAAAGATTATATCTAAAGCAGAAGCTGATAATCTTTTAAATATATTGCAGACAAAACCTCATGATATAGAAAATAATTGGAAAATAAGATATCAGGAAAATGAGGAAAAACTTAGAAGCGGAGATATCAAAGATACCATAGAGGTGGCAAGAAGTTTATTCACAAGAAATAAGTTAAAGGAACTTTCGGCAAGCGAAAAGCGTCTATATGAAAAAGCATATATGTTCATAGTTAATGAAATTAGTATAGCTTTAAAAAAAGATAGAGATGAAATAGAAGATATAGTATCAAATGCTTTGGAAAAATCAGCAAAAAAATTCAAAACTAAGCCTTTAGAAAAAGAGAAGGTAGTTAAAGAAGAAAAAGAAACTGCTAAAAACGGAAAAAGAAAGAAAAAAGATATTTCTAAAGAATAA